CAAAACTATTCACCGTATTTAACCAAAAATTGAGTAATCTTACTTGCCCACTATCAAGAAACAACCGAGTGCTCCTGTGGTTTTATTTTCTGGGATAGTCACAGGGTTGAAGAATGTTTCACTCTCCCTCAGTTTAGCACCTTTCCTCTCCTTTTTTTGTCCAAGCTGGGTTGGTCCATTGGGTACACATTGCTTACCTTGCACACTATATTTGTGATTAGGTCATAGTTATCAGTGGAGTGCAGTTATGCACCCCTGACAGATCTGTCTAAACAATTATCTCAGCTGCCTGTGGAGATGACAAATGCACTGCAAGTCATAATTTATTTACTCAGCTTTTGAGTGTTCTTGCAGTAGTCAGGAAACACTTTTGTGTCATGAGATGTATTTGATTAATCCTCATTTGGATATTTCGAGACCGATattgaatgacacacacacagcaaatctTTTACTATCTTTGTGGGGACCTAACATTCATTTCCATTCAAAAATCCTAAACCTCCTAACCCGAatgtaacccttaacctaacccccaaacctaaaatagcctttgtaTTTGTGAGAATCTGGGAAATGTCCCTGGACTTTTGGGGATTTCTCgtacccacaaggatagtaatacacacacacacacacacacacacacacacaaggacacatttcattacattttaaTCTTGCTCATGTTCTCATTATACTAAATTAATATCAAGTGACCATCTCTCATCCTTGTCATTAATAAATAATACACCAAATGAAATTTGCCTCCGTCTCTCAGGGCAGTCAGTTCTCATCTCCAAACTTGTGGCTGCTCCATGGTGGTCGGAAGCAACCCAGACAAAGTCAACAAGGTACTGACAGGCTGCCAATACTCTGTGCTAAGCACATGCATACACTGGCTGATGTATCAGCATATGTATTCACACTCATCCACACACTAGCTGTATCAACATGAATGTTCTACACACAGATGTGACTGCATATGTTATTGTGTATCTAAAATAATACAGCATACAAAATCCCACAATACTGGTTCACACACACCTCcaaatcctctctctccctcggaaATGCAGATGTTGTTGAGAGGTATTCCACATTGATATTCCTTCATATGTTTTCTTGCGCTCTAGGTAGTGCTCACGCTGTGCCTCTTCCTCACCCCTGCTGAGAGGAAGTGCTCTCGGTTCTGTAAAGCTGACTCTACTTTCAAGTATGACACAGGACTGTTTGTACAAGGCCTCCTCAAGGTACCCAACAACGCCACTCTAAATTACAGTTTTCCTACTGGGTGtgccagcccagcactaacacacctgtttCAAATAATAAACTAATAATGAGCTTCGGTTCAATGAGAGATACATTAAAGCCTTGTTTTACTCACATCGATATTAACCTATTGTAAGTGCATATAAATGTAATGCAAATTAATAGTCTTTATTCAAACCAAGGCCTCAAGAAATGAACAAACGCTCATACCTTTACAACAGACTGCCACTTTGGCATTGTGATTCCCCCCCTCATTACTTTTCCACTCCTTTCTCCCACCCAGGACTCCATGGGCAGTTTTGTCTTGCCCTTCCGCCAGGTGCTGTACTCACCCTACCCGACCACGCACATCGACGTGGACATCAACACGGTGAAGCAGATGCCACCCTgccacgagcacacacacattcagcggCGCTACATGCGCTCAGAGCTCAGCGCGCTCTGGAAGGCGGCCAGCGAAGAGGACATCGCCCCCGACACTGACACCGGCATCCACACCGAAGAGTCCTTCACCcccgacctgtatgctctcttctctcctgttctgttcttccAATTAGATTGGAATTGGCCATGTTTATTTTGCTGCATAACTCATTGCTTGATTTATTTGAAATGTATCACATTTGAATTAgtcttgtttacatttacattaatgAAAGAAATATGGATGTTATTCTGTTTTTTGACCACTAAAAGCTCCTCTTTTCTCAGAAATGTTTTTCAGGATGTTATGCATAAAGACACCCTGGTAAAGTCATTTATAGATGAGGTAAGACACCGGCACAAAGTAAGCAACAATATTTGTGGTTCGAAAAATGTTTTAATTTGTCAGCCGTTAATGGCTTATCAGGGCCAACTGTATTAGTTAATTCTGTTTTGTTCCCAGGTGTTCATGCTGAAGCCAGGTCTCAATCTGCGAAGTACTTACTTGGCCCAGTTCTTGCTGATCCTTCACAGGAAGGCGCTCACACTACTCAAATACATTGAAGATGAGACGTGAGTTACCGCTCACCATGGAAGCAGATGTAATTGGTTTTAATAGGACTTTTGCCACAGCACAGCAGCACACCATGTAGTACAACTTTTGATAACAGTTTGAATTCCTCACCCACAGGCAAAAGGGAAAGAAGCCTTTCCGATCCTTGCGCAGCTTGAAAACCGACCTCGGCCTGATGGTGGAAGGCGACCTGAATATCATCATGGCGTTGGCTGAAAAGCAAAAGGCTGGACTGCACTCCTTTGTATTTGGGAAGCAATTCTACACCAGTGTACAGGAGCGAGATGTGCTCATGAGCTTTTGACTCTTACTCTCATGACATGTTTATCAGCTTTTAAGAAATGGGAAAGAAATTGACATATGACTTGTCCAAAAGCTGCCTTCACTAGGTTACATGTTTTGTCCACTAAAGAGGGTTGAAGTgttaaaaataaatacagtatgacaACCAGAATATCAGATGCCCATTTAAAGTCCAAAAACTTTGTGCTGCTGTCCTTTATTGCTGATCTTCATTGTTTTATTCAAAGCATGAGTCTAGTGTCTTCCATGTCTGTGTTGTACAACAAGCCCTTGATGGGACTCCACTTTATTTGTGAAACTTAATTGTTTGGATACCATTTATATCAATAATAGCACACTGATTGTACAACAATTGGTACTTCCTCTATCTATGACTGAATGACCACAACAGCCATGTCCAGGTTATGAACCATGTATTGCCCTTTTTCAGTATGCACTGTATGTCTGAGCATTCATGCTGATTGTTGACTAGAGACATTTGTTTAAGTTTGACATGTACATCATGATGTGTATAGAATTGAATTGTCTTGACATAATTTTGTCATAATTACCGTTTGACATGATACTAAATGTATCGTAATGTGTGTAAGGCTTTCATGTGGCAACTTTGACTCATCTCACAGTGGCCTTATTTTACAGTATTTTCTCACTAGCTTTCATTTGGTAGATGTGGTTAATGGTATATACTAGTGAAACCATAATGTTATTAACCCCACTTGCCTTCATGCTGATGCAGCGTTATTCTAACATTTGTAAATGCATCCATGATGATAAAAACATTTGTCAATACAAAATGGTATGCATATTTACTACAATTAGTTTACACACATTTACTAGTCTTCCAGAATGTGCCTTGAAAATTCCCAGTGTTGTCTGAACGACCTATTTGGTACAGCCCCTCCCATAGGCTGTTTGGCAACCTTTTACGAAAATGAAAGAGAACTTTGGATTACCTTGGTTCTCTGAGTAGAGTAACGGGTTGCCAAACAAGTCATGTGAACTCCTTCCTGTCACGCAATGTGATTGAGATAAAGATGTATACAGTCACACCACACCTTTACTGTACCCACATGACCTGTCACTATGAAAAGGTGGTGTGGCGTGACTTACTATTACTTCAATTGAAGTATAGAGGTGGGAGGAACGCCATGAAAGCTTGGCGACCCATTACTTTACTCAGAACCAAGGTAATCCAACATTCTCTTTCATTTTCTAAAAGGTTGCCAAACAGCCTATGGGAGAGGCTGTAAGAAAGAGGTCTTTCGGACAACAGAGTGGGAAAACTCACCATTTATCTTAGTCCAGATGAGTCcctaacagggtaacagaatttCAACTGTGGTATACAACTAAATACACACGCAAGCTGAAAGCATGCACTTAAAACGTGATGCTTCACCAAGAGTGGAAGGCCTCTGTACAGAACATCCATTTCACTGACGGTTGATAAGTATGTACAAGGTTCTCGGCATGCTCAGAACCACAGACCCCACGGATGGTGTGGACATAACGTTAGGTATATGTAGTACCTCATGAAAGTCATGGGTGTTGACCAACTTGCAgcaacacagagaccagggagcTC
The genomic region above belongs to Oncorhynchus nerka isolate Pitt River linkage group LG18, Oner_Uvic_2.0, whole genome shotgun sequence and contains:
- the LOC115146124 gene encoding guanine nucleotide exchange factor C9orf72-like isoform X1, yielding MSSGPPQSPTVAKTEVTVKGECPIFAATFAYWDNILGPRVCHIWAPRCEQPLLLSDGEVTFLANHTLNGEILRSTECGAVDVKFFVLAEKGVIIISLIFDGELKGDKNTCALSIILPQTELAFYLPLHTVCVDRLKHIIRKGRIWMQKGYNIISVLSSEIVPIMELLSSMKTHSVPEDIDIKDTILNDDDIGDSYHEDFLHKAVSSHLQTCGCSMVVGSNPDKVNKVVLTLCLFLTPAERKCSRFCKADSTFKYDTGLFVQGLLKDSMGSFVLPFRQVLYSPYPTTHIDVDINTVKQMPPCHEHTHIQRRYMRSELSALWKAASEEDIAPDTDTGIHTEESFTPDLYALFSPVLFFQLDWNWPCLFCCITHCLIYLKCITFELVLFTFTLMKEIWMLFCFLTTKSSSFLRNVFQDVMHKDTLVKSFIDEVFMLKPGLNLRSTYLAQFLLILHRKALTLLKYIEDETQKGKKPFRSLRSLKTDLGLMVEGDLNIIMALAEKQKAGLHSFVFGKQFYTSVQERDVLMSF
- the LOC115146124 gene encoding guanine nucleotide exchange factor C9orf72-like isoform X2; protein product: MSSGPPQSPTVAKTEVTVKGECPIFAATFAYWDNILGPRVCHIWAPRCEQPLLLSDGEVTFLANHTLNGEILRSTECGAVDVKFFVLAEKGVIIISLIFDGELKGDKNTCALSIILPQTELAFYLPLHTVCVDRLKHIIRKGRIWMQKGYNIISVLSSEIVPIMELLSSMKTHSVPEDIDIKDTILNDDDIGDSYHEDFLHKAVSSHLQTCGCSMVVGSNPDKVNKVVLTLCLFLTPAERKCSRFCKADSTFKYDTGLFVQGLLKDSMGSFVLPFRQVLYSPYPTTHIDVDINTVKQMPPCHEHTHIQRRYMRSELSALWKAASEEDIAPDTDTGIHTEESFTPDLNVFQDVMHKDTLVKSFIDEVFMLKPGLNLRSTYLAQFLLILHRKALTLLKYIEDETQKGKKPFRSLRSLKTDLGLMVEGDLNIIMALAEKQKAGLHSFVFGKQFYTSVQERDVLMSF
- the LOC115146124 gene encoding guanine nucleotide exchange factor C9orf72-like isoform X3; the protein is MIYAPRRAKWLKSKIVPIMELLSSMKTHSVPEDIDIKDTILNDDDIGDSYHEDFLHKAVSSHLQTCGCSMVVGSNPDKVNKVVLTLCLFLTPAERKCSRFCKADSTFKYDTGLFVQGLLKDSMGSFVLPFRQVLYSPYPTTHIDVDINTVKQMPPCHEHTHIQRRYMRSELSALWKAASEEDIAPDTDTGIHTEESFTPDLYALFSPVLFFQLDWNWPCLFCCITHCLIYLKCITFELVLFTFTLMKEIWMLFCFLTTKSSSFLRNVFQDVMHKDTLVKSFIDEVFMLKPGLNLRSTYLAQFLLILHRKALTLLKYIEDETQKGKKPFRSLRSLKTDLGLMVEGDLNIIMALAEKQKAGLHSFVFGKQFYTSVQERDVLMSF